The proteins below come from a single Cricetulus griseus strain 17A/GY chromosome 6, alternate assembly CriGri-PICRH-1.0, whole genome shotgun sequence genomic window:
- the Lmo2 gene encoding rhombotin-2 isoform X2, which translates to MEGSAVTVLERGGASSPAERPSKRRRRSGGARAPEGVRVQAAGQARATKGAPPPPGTPPPSPMSSAIERKSLDPSEEPVDEVLQIPPSLLTCGGCQQNIGDRYFLKAIDQYWHEDCLSCDLCGCRLGEVGRRLYYKLGRKLCRRDYLRLFGQDGLCASCDKRIRAYEMTMRVKDKVYHLECFKCAACQKHFCVGDRYLLINSDIVCEQDIYEWTKINGMI; encoded by the exons ATGGAAG GGAGCGCGGTGACTGTCCTTGAGCGTGGAGGGGCGAGCTCGCCGGCGGAGCGACCGAGCAAGAGGAGGCGCAGGAGCGGCGGCGCCCGAGCACCCGAGGGGGTCCGAGTCCAGGCAGCCGGTCAGGCACGCGCCACAAAGGGAGCGCCCCCGCCACCCGGCACGCCGCCTCCCTCCCCAATGTCCTCGGCCATCGAAAGGAAGAGCCTGGACCCGTCTGA GGAACCAGTGGATGAGGTACTGCAGATACCCCCATCCTTGCTGACATGTGGTGGCTGCCAGCAGAACATAGGGGACCGCTACTTCCTGAAAGCCATCGACCAGTACTGGCATGAGGATTGCCTCAGCTGTGACCTCTGTGGATGCCGGCTGGGAGAGGTGGGGCGGCGCCTCTACTACAAGCTGGGACGGAAGTTGTGCAGGAGAGACTATCTCAG GCTTTTTGGTCAAGATGGTCTCTGTGCTTCCTGTGACAAGCGGATCCGTGCCTATGAGATGACGATGCGAGTGAAAGACAAAGTGTATCACCTGGAGTGTTTCAAGTGTGCTGCCTGCCAGAAGCATTTCTGTGTAGGTGACAGATACCTTCTCATCAACTCCGACATAGTGTGTGAACAAGACATCTATGAGTGGACTAAGATCAATGGGATGATTTAG
- the Lmo2 gene encoding rhombotin-2 isoform X3: MSSAIERKSLDPSEEPVDEVLQIPPSLLTCGGCQQNIGDRYFLKAIDQYWHEDCLSCDLCGCRLGEVGRRLYYKLGRKLCRRDYLRLFGQDGLCASCDKRIRAYEMTMRVKDKVYHLECFKCAACQKHFCVGDRYLLINSDIVCEQDIYEWTKINGMI; this comes from the exons ATGTCCTCGGCCATCGAAAGGAAGAGCCTGGACCCGTCTGA GGAACCAGTGGATGAGGTACTGCAGATACCCCCATCCTTGCTGACATGTGGTGGCTGCCAGCAGAACATAGGGGACCGCTACTTCCTGAAAGCCATCGACCAGTACTGGCATGAGGATTGCCTCAGCTGTGACCTCTGTGGATGCCGGCTGGGAGAGGTGGGGCGGCGCCTCTACTACAAGCTGGGACGGAAGTTGTGCAGGAGAGACTATCTCAG GCTTTTTGGTCAAGATGGTCTCTGTGCTTCCTGTGACAAGCGGATCCGTGCCTATGAGATGACGATGCGAGTGAAAGACAAAGTGTATCACCTGGAGTGTTTCAAGTGTGCTGCCTGCCAGAAGCATTTCTGTGTAGGTGACAGATACCTTCTCATCAACTCCGACATAGTGTGTGAACAAGACATCTATGAGTGGACTAAGATCAATGGGATGATTTAG